The following proteins are co-located in the Helicobacter acinonychis genome:
- a CDS encoding thioredoxin family protein, with amino-acid sequence MLEVINGKNYAEKIVHQAVVVNVGASWCPDCRKIEPIMDNLAKTYAGKVHFFKVAFDESQDLKESLGIRKIPTLIFYKNAKEVGERLVEPSSQKPIEDAIKTLL; translated from the coding sequence ATGTTAGAAGTGATTAACGGAAAAAATTACGCAGAGAAAATCGTTCATCAAGCGGTGGTGGTTAATGTTGGGGCGAGTTGGTGTCCGGATTGCAGAAAAATTGAGCCAATTATGGATAATTTAGCCAAGACTTACGCAGGCAAGGTGCATTTTTTTAAGGTCGCTTTTGATGAGAGCCAGGATTTAAAAGAAAGTTTAGGCATTCGCAAGATCCCCACTTTGATTTTTTACAAAAACGCTAAAGAAGTGGGTGAAAGGCTTGTAGAACCCAGCTCTCAAAAACCGATTGAAGACGCGATCAAAACGCTCTTATAA
- a CDS encoding pseudouridine synthase codes for MEGFSLRINQFLAHYTKHSRREAEKLVLEGRVKINHEHAKLASVVKENDKVFLDKRLIKPLKNKKFSVLVYHKPKGELVSKNDPLKRRMIYESLERKYAHFVPVGRLDFASEGVLLLSDSKAVVSALMHANLEKEYLIKIQGFVTKEMENAMQEGLKLENATKGAHQKTPIKSMEFAPFIGYEIIKNHAKYSKIRVVINEGKNRELRRFFAFFNARVLDLRRVRYGFVNLNALPVGKMRFLNRQEYNELHAFMANVKGD; via the coding sequence GTGGAGGGATTTAGCTTGAGGATCAACCAATTTTTAGCCCATTATACCAAGCATTCGCGCAGAGAGGCTGAAAAATTGGTTTTAGAGGGGCGGGTGAAAATCAACCATGAGCATGCCAAACTCGCTAGCGTGGTTAAAGAAAACGACAAGGTTTTTTTGGATAAGCGTCTCATCAAGCCCTTAAAAAACAAAAAATTCAGCGTGCTAGTTTATCACAAGCCAAAGGGCGAGTTAGTGAGCAAAAACGATCCCTTAAAACGGCGCATGATTTATGAAAGCTTGGAAAGAAAATACGCGCATTTTGTGCCTGTGGGCCGTTTGGATTTTGCTAGTGAGGGGGTGCTATTATTAAGCGATAGTAAGGCGGTGGTGAGTGCTTTAATGCATGCAAATTTGGAAAAAGAGTATCTTATTAAAATTCAAGGTTTTGTTACAAAAGAGATGGAAAACGCTATGCAAGAGGGCTTGAAATTAGAAAACGCCACTAAAGGAGCACACCAAAAAACCCCAATTAAAAGCATGGAATTCGCCCCCTTTATTGGTTATGAAATCATCAAAAACCATGCCAAATACTCTAAAATTAGAGTTGTTATCAATGAGGGGAAAAACAGAGAATTGAGGCGTTTTTTTGCGTTTTTTAACGCTAGAGTGTTGGATTTAAGGCGCGTTCGTTATGGTTTTGTGAATTTGAATGCCTTGCCGGTAGGGAAAATGCGTTTTTTAAACCGCCAAGAATACAATGAATTGCATGCGTTTATGGCCAATGTTAAAGGGGATTAG